A genomic region of Miscanthus floridulus cultivar M001 chromosome 3, ASM1932011v1, whole genome shotgun sequence contains the following coding sequences:
- the LOC136544463 gene encoding mavicyanin-like, with protein sequence MFAVFTYNKQFHNVLAESKADYKNCDASKPMDTWSTGNDSVILNTTGHHYFLCGFTGHCAAGQKVDIRVASSSAAPSESPSAAPSPTPSGSATAAPSPHHNAVPKALSAISVAAAVLA encoded by the coding sequence ATGTTTGCAGTGTTCACGTACAACAAGCAGTTCCACAACGTGCTGGCAGAGAGCAAGGCGGACTACAAGAACTGCGACGCCAGCAAGCCGATGGACACCTGGTCGACAGGCAACGACTCTGTCATCCTCAACACCACGGGCCACCACTACTTCCTCTGCGGCTTCACGGGCCACTGCGCCGCCGGCCAGAAGGTGGACATCCGCGTGGCCTCCTCCTCTGCTGCCCCTTCCGAGTCCCCCTCCGCCGCACCGTCCCCGACCCCCTCCGGCAGTGCCACGGCCGCGCCGTCGCCGCACCACAACGCCGTGCCGAAGGCCCTCTCCGCCATCTCCGTGGCCGCGGCCGTGCTGGCATGA